In the genome of Oncorhynchus nerka isolate Pitt River linkage group LG4, Oner_Uvic_2.0, whole genome shotgun sequence, the window CACATCTTTTCTCTGGACTACACGTATTCCTTTAGGGGCACGCTGTTGGAGGTGATCGGTTTCGGAGGATCAGGTGCGAGGGGGGAGGGGCGCGTGTTAGGAAAGCGCCGGCCCATGTACCCCCGGCGGTACTCCCCTCCTCCGCTCTCGATATGGGGGCAGGTGCTGCTCAGCACGGCCCCGCTGATCATCAGAATAACCGCAGATGCCCAGCCCAGGTAGATCGCCTGGCCCAGCTCTCGCTTGTACATGACAGGAACTTTGGGGTTGTAGAAGTCCTGGACCACAGTGTTGGCGGTCCAGGAGACTGGCACCAGCACGCACAGGCCCGTCAGGATGAATAGCACGCCGCCGGAGAGGGCGATGCCTGCCTTGGCGCGGCGGTCGTCACCAGCGCACGTGGTGCATTTCATTCCACAGCAGGACACGGTGCAGGACAGCCAGCCCAGGAAAATTGCCACACACATGAGGGCACGAGCTGCCTGGAGGTCCGGGGGCAGAGCCAGAATGGAGTCGTAGGTCTTGCACTGCATGTGGCCCGTGGCCTGGTAGATGCAGTTCATCCAGATGCCCTCCCACTTGATCTCGGAGGTGAGGATGTTGCTGCCGATGAAGGCGGACACCTTCCACTGAGGCAAGGCCGTCACAGCGATGGCCATGACCCAACCTGTTACCGCACAGGTGAAGCTGATCAATTGCATGCCTGTGTTGACCATGATGGCTGCTCTTGATGTCTTCTGACCACCTGAAACTGACCTTTACCCTTGTCTATGTCTTCTTTCTCACGTCAAGGGCCACTCCTTTGCTATAACTGCCTGCTCTGTCTGGGCCTTTCACAATCCTGAATTTGAGTCACTCACTGTCCTTTTCTGAAATTACTTTCCTTTCTCAAGCTTCTTATGTCTCCGTTTCTTTTCAACATCTGGTCAGAT includes:
- the LOC115128308 gene encoding claudin-7-like → MVNTGMQLISFTCAVTGWVMAIAVTALPQWKVSAFIGSNILTSEIKWEGIWMNCIYQATGHMQCKTYDSILALPPDLQAARALMCVAIFLGWLSCTVSCCGMKCTTCAGDDRRAKAGIALSGGVLFILTGLCVLVPVSWTANTVVQDFYNPKVPVMYKRELGQAIYLGWASAVILMISGAVLSSTCPHIESGGGEYRRGYMGRRFPNTRPSPLAPDPPKPITSNSVPLKEYV